A part of Lampris incognitus isolate fLamInc1 chromosome 21, fLamInc1.hap2, whole genome shotgun sequence genomic DNA contains:
- the dusp27 gene encoding serine/threonine/tyrosine-interacting-like protein 2 — MMEEGGIPVAMASESENTERGDQTVPDGDEGGSNVKVIQSHYLRCPSPSNFSTSSESRFSMISGSDAESIFMEPIHLSSAIAAKQIINEELPPRSVRVESIPESMLETAEQLMVEDLYNRVKDMIDDRSPYNTPCVLDIQRALVQDRVEAPINAVDEVWPNIFIAEKSVAVNKARLKRMGITHVLNTAHGTGVYTGEAFYTGMNIQYMGIEVDDFTDVDISPHFRTTAEFLDEALLTHKGKVLVDSMMGMSRSAVLVASYLMIFQHMTIMEALTTLRKKRAISPNEGFLKQLREFNETLMEERDDDDDTLSQCSVIDARARARIFGEGAVNDDDDEDTEEEGEERSMMGVKAHSIMMEEEEDGASVMSSVASSAAATALKSGWTGVTNRPGDSGMTEPQGELVLPGTEGAEHREEEDDGVGSMIREWQRRNEKYQNEEWWEAQLNSDTEDEMSLMGEQLGRRTREGADADLESITSEDVRAVKERVTRRTRRPPSDTMSTSSCTSYSDLWKQRLREIEEQAAARYRVKDEDGDGESTATEEGAKKIDEDLESILSDTSSMYNFCQKNKEKLTPLERWRIKRIQFGWNKKDGEDGEKSSIGGGEDDGEGEARTPALEDVNLTAYQTWKLKQQKRYGEENKDEILEMSRGEDSATAKRRQRREELLERSRKTLEESQSMCGWEAESCVSGGTIPLSAFWAGAGVAGPPSVANDDNMSMLSGRSSVISSVSQARSNRSTHPMGPPHPITPVPPIVPVPTVQGPGGEPMVNLASIQNWIANVVSETLAQKQSEMSLPPPSRAGSVLSCGGASSVVSRRGVNDDKASMLSGASYSSVLSRAHAGRTESILSDGGSSGVSGLTGPGSSLASRKTKITTTSVPLYSLFQDHVNLSKLDSMDKEMKSEMRDKMAVYEKKKILEDNKRSTLYKKKKPKDDEDEEEKEEEERKRKEEDFLKEKKKRAEKLTRSYGLSGCLNLNTALEKDKNTSIDDWLKSVRPPPRKPTTDGAEPDPLEGAYDDLDASASEFDFSSRRASCTVDEEEEEGEYNVTSRYRSRFHTDSSNGDVSPERLYRGAGSPLGTDFASNGFKQSTRSYGTYEESRNGTSSYRDSSTKTKFGHPSRYESGGTEGGRNRREVAGEEEEDEVAAFIAQTRQRIRSRATTTDYESDEVLTAWRAQQETKLHGRSES, encoded by the exons ATGATGGAGGAAGGAGGGATCCCAGTTGCCATGGCATCCGAGAGCGAGAACACGGAGCGCGGGGATCAGACGGTGCCCGATGGAGATGAAGGAGGCAGCAACGTCAAAGTCATCCAGTCTCATTACCTCCGCTGTCCCTCCCCCAGCAA tTTCTCCACATCATCTGAGTCCAGGTTCTCCATGATATCTGGTTCTGACGCTGAGAGCATCTTTATGGAGCCCATCCACCTCTCCTCTGCCATCGCTGCGAAGCAGATCATCAATGAAG AGCTGCCACCTCGCAGTGTGCGGGTCGAGTCCATCCCAGAGTCCATGCTGGAAACTGCAGAACAGCTGATGGTGGAGGACCTCTACAACCGGGTCAAGGACATGATCGACGACCGCAGCCCGTACAACACCCCCTGCGTCCTGGACATCCAGCGGGCCCTGGTCCAGGACCGTGTGGAGGCCCCCATTAATGCCGTGGACGAGGTGTGGCCCAACATATTCATAGCCGAGAA ATCAGTGGCGGTCAACAAAGCTCGACTGAAGCGCATGGGGATCACCCACGTCCTGAACACCGCCCATGGCACAGGCGTCTACACAGGCGAGGCTTTCTACACCGGCATGAATATCCAGTACATGGGCATCGAGGTGGATGATTTTACAGATGTGGACATCTCCCCTCACTTCCGGACGACGGCTGAATTCTTAGATGAGGCCTTGCTGACGCACAAAG GTAAGGTACTTGTGGACTCTATGATGGGCATGAGTCGCTCTGCTGTCCTGGTGGCATCCTACCTCATGATCTTCCAGCACATGACCATCATGGAGGCCCTGACAACACTGAGGAAGAAACGTGCCATCAGTCCCAATGAGGGCTTCCTGAAGCAGCTGCGAGAGTTCAACGAGACACTCATGGAAGAGCGTGACGACGATGATGACACCCTCAGCCAGTGCTCCGTCATTGACGCGCGTGCCCGTGCTCGCATCTTCGGCGAGGGCGCTGTCAATGACGATGATGACGAGGACacggaggaagagggggaggagcgGAGCATGATGGGTGTGAAAGCACACTCCATCatgatggaggaagaggaggatggggCCAGCGTCATGAGCAGTGTGGCCTCCAGCGCAGCTGCTACGGCCCTCAAGAGCGGCTGGACGGGAGTTACAAACAGGCCAGGCGACTCAGGAATGACGGAACCCCAAGGGGAGCTTGTCCTACCTGGGACAGAGGGAGCAGAgcacagggaggaggaggatgatggcgTGGGGAGCATGATCCGCGAGTGGCAGCGGAGGAATGAGAAATACCAGAATGAGGAATGGTGGGAGGCACAGCTGAACAGCGACACAGAAGATGAGATGTCGCTTATGGGGGAACAGCTGGGGAGGAGGACCAGGGAAGGTGCAGATGCCGATCTGGAGAGCATCACGAGTGAGGATGTCCGAGCGGTGAAAGAACGGGTGACGCGGCGAACCAGGCGACCGCCCTCTGACACCATGTCGACCTCAAGCTGCACCAGCTATTCCGACTTGTGGAAACAGCGCCTGAGAGAGATTGAGGAACAGGCTGCTGCTCGTTACCGCGTTAAAGATGAGGATGGAGATGGGGAAAGTACCGCCACAGAGGAGGGAGCAAAAAAGATTGACGAAGACTTGGAGAGCATTCTCTCTGACACCAGCTCCATGTACAACTTCTGCCAGAAGAACAAGGAGAAGCTGACGCCTCTGGAGCGCTGGCGCATCAAGAGAATCCAGTTTGGCTGGAACAAGAAAGATGGGGAGGATGGAGAAAAAAGCTCCATAGGAGGAGGAGAAGATGATGGTGAGGGAGAGGCTCGGACGCCGGCTTTGGAGGACGTCAACCTGACTGCCTACCAGACGTGGAAGCTTAAGCAGCAGAAGCGTTATGGGGAAGAGAATAAAGATGAAATCCTGGAGATGAGCCGAGGCGAGGACTCAGCCACGGCCAAGAGGAGGCAGAGGCGCGAGGAGCTCCTGGAGCGTTCCCGGAAAACCCTGGAGGAGAGCCAGTCCATGTGCGGTTGGGAGGCGGAGAGCTGCGTCAGTGGGGGAACCATTCCTCTCTCTGCCTTCTGGGCTGGAGCCGGGGTGGCGGGCCCACCGAGCGTCGCCAACGATGACAACATGTCAATGCTCAGTGGTAGGTCATCCGTCATTTCCTCCGTCTCGCAGGCTCGGAGTAACAGATCGACACATCCTATGGGTCCACCTCACCCTATAACTCCTGTCCCTCCCATTGTTCCGGTGCCGACTGTCCAGGGCCCCGGAGGGGAACCCATGGTCAACCTGGCCAGCATACAGAACTGGATTGCTAATGTGGTCTCAGAAACGCTAGCTCAGAAACAAAGTGAAATGAGCTTGCCTCCTCCATCACGCGCAGGGTCAGTGCTCAGCTGCGGAGGAGCCTCCAGTGTGGTCTCAAGGCGTGGCGTGAATGATGACAAAGCATCCATGTTGAGCGGGGCATCATACTCCAGCGTACTGTCCCGTGCTCATGCCGGGCGTACAGAGTCAATTCTCTCGGATGGCGGTTCATCTGGTGTCTCAGGGCTCACAGGGCCGGGCTCCAGCCTTGCCTCCAGGAAAACTAAAATCACCACCACCAGTGTTCCTCTGTACAGCCTCTTCCAAGACCATGTCAATCTAAGCAAGCTGGACTCCATGGACAAGGAGATGAAGTCTGAGATGAGAGACAAGATGGCTGTCTATGAAAAGAAGAAAATCCTGGAGGACAACAAACGCAGCACGCTATACAAGAAGAAGAAACCAAAGGAcgatgaagatgaggaggagaaggaggaggaagagagaaagaggaaagaggagGACTTTCTCaaggaaaagaagaaaagagcTGAGAAACTGACGAGGAGCTATGGCCTCTCTGGGTGCCTGAATCTCAACACGGCACTGGAGAAAGACAAGAACACCAGCATCGACGACTGGCTGAAAAGCGTCAGGCCTCCAccgaggaaacccaccacagacggaGCAGAGCCCGACCCTTTGGAGGGCGCCTACGACGACCTTGATGCGTCCGCCTCCGAATTCGACTTCTCCAGTCGTAGGGCCTCCTGCACTGTcgatgaagaagaagaggagggggaATACAACGTCACGTCCAGATACAGGTCAAGGTTTCACACAGACTCCTCGAATGGGGATGTCAGCCCGGAGCGTCTTTACCGGGGCGCCGGGTCACCTTTGGGAACAGACTTTGCCTCTAACGGATTCAAGCAGTCCACGAGATCATATGGCACTTACGAAGAGAGCCGCAACGGGACGAGCAGCTACCGCGACTCCTCCACCAAGACGAAGTTCGGGCACCCCTCACGATACGAGAGCGGTGGGACGGAGGGTGGGCGGAACCGAAGGGAGGTGGcaggggaagaggaagaggatgaaGTCGCGGCCTTCATTGCCCAGACCAGGCAGAGGATCAGGTCTCGGGCCACCACCACGGATTATGAGAGCGACGAGGTGCTCACTGCGTGGAGGGCGCAGCAGGAAACCAAGTTGCATGGCAGGAGCGAATCATAA